In a genomic window of Coprococcus eutactus:
- a CDS encoding DUF2800 domain-containing protein, which translates to MSKMNDMAMTIYQPIHQNVSTYEVSKDDLYQWVDEVLKPTADLGFSGDGKLPVR; encoded by the coding sequence ATGTCAAAAATGAACGATATGGCTATGACCATCTACCAGCCCATACACCAGAACGTTTCCACCTATGAGGTCAGCAAGGATGACCTGTATCAATGGGTCGATGAAGTTCTGAAACCTACTGCTGACTTAGGCTTTTCCGGTGATGGAAAACTTCCTGTGCGGTGA
- a CDS encoding type II toxin-antitoxin system RelB/DinJ family antitoxin, producing MANTSAVYARIDTNLKDNAESILSQLGISPSSAIQMLYSQIVLKKGMPFELKLPSSKPSAVGAMTREELDAELQKGVDSIKAGKVYSADEVDAVLAKEFGI from the coding sequence ATGGCAAATACATCTGCTGTTTATGCAAGAATAGATACTAATCTCAAGGATAATGCTGAGAGCATTCTTTCTCAGCTTGGCATTTCTCCATCCAGTGCAATTCAGATGCTTTATAGTCAGATCGTACTGAAAAAAGGTATGCCGTTTGAATTGAAACTTCCTTCTTCTAAGCCATCAGCTGTTGGTGCAATGACCAGAGAGGAACTTGATGCAGAACTCCAGAAGGGTGTTGATTCCATCAAAGCAGGAAAGGTATATTCTGCAGATGAAGTCGATGCGGTACTTGCAAAGGAGTTTGGCATATGA
- a CDS encoding type II toxin-antitoxin system RelE/ParE family toxin, whose amino-acid sequence MTDSYNVGYSVDALGDLREIYSYIANELLVPETAAAQLGRIRKEVRSLDFMPARYTLVEWEPWHSMKMHQLPVDNFIVYYLVDDKERTVTVARIFYGGRDIEGIINSNK is encoded by the coding sequence ATGACGGATAGCTATAATGTCGGCTATTCTGTAGATGCACTTGGTGATTTGCGTGAAATCTATTCGTACATTGCGAATGAACTCCTTGTTCCGGAGACAGCCGCAGCTCAGCTGGGGCGCATACGAAAGGAAGTTCGTTCATTGGATTTCATGCCAGCTCGTTATACCTTAGTTGAATGGGAGCCTTGGCATTCGATGAAAATGCATCAGCTTCCGGTAGACAATTTTATTGTGTATTATCTTGTCGATGACAAGGAGAGGACAGTCACAGTAGCACGAATATTCTACGGTGGTCGTGATATCGAAGGAATCATAAATTCAAATAAATAA
- a CDS encoding DUF2800 domain-containing protein — MENFLCGEWCGFCKANHKCRARAEANLLLAQHDFKLPPLLEDSEIEVILSRVDELISWANDIKEYALQQAISGKEWTSWKLVEGRSNRRYTSEDDVSKAVEAAGFDPYEKKLLGITAMQKLLGKSRFEELLAAYIEKPQGKPTLVPESDKRPAMNTAKNDYIEVTNYENNYD; from the coding sequence ATGGAAAACTTCCTGTGCGGTGAATGGTGCGGATTCTGTAAAGCAAATCATAAATGCCGAGCCAGAGCTGAAGCCAATCTTCTACTCGCACAGCACGATTTCAAGTTGCCGCCACTGTTGGAGGATTCGGAAATTGAAGTCATCCTTTCCCGTGTCGACGAACTGATCTCTTGGGCCAACGACATCAAGGAGTATGCACTCCAGCAGGCAATCAGCGGTAAAGAATGGACCAGCTGGAAGCTGGTCGAGGGTCGTTCCAACCGCAGATACACCAGTGAAGACGACGTATCGAAAGCTGTCGAAGCTGCTGGTTTTGACCCTTACGAAAAGAAGCTGCTTGGTATCACAGCCATGCAAAAGCTGCTCGGTAAGTCTCGCTTTGAAGAGCTCCTTGCAGCCTACATTGAAAAGCCACAAGGCAAACCTACTCTTGTGCCGGAGAGCGATAAACGCCCGGCAATGAACACAGCAAAAAATGATTATATTGAGGTGACAAACTATGAAAACAATTATGATTAG